TTCCAAGCTTGCTCATTAATCTATGACAGACAACACCAGGAAGTCACTTTTTGAGTATATCTGCTAGTTGCTTATTAGGGGACACGAATGGGATACAAATCAATCCTTTCTGAAGTTTCTCTGGCAACCTCACATGTTTTGCACTGTAATGATGTACAGGATTATGAGCGACATTGATCAccaatttattatctcaacagaGCCTTTTAGGAGGTTTGTTCACTTGACCTGTAGGTCCTCCAAAATTATCTTGAGCTAGAGtgaactcttttttttttttgatagaagactatatatattaaaatatcgaAAAGTTACACAATATACgcggatgagtaatccgcaACAACGTTACAAGAAAACGTTGCTAAAGCAATATGCTATGACACCATCACACTATTTTCACGACCATACAAATTTCCAGTCCCTAACTAAATCTGAAATACATAAATGATTGTACTCCAGCAAATTTGTCGTCCAAGTTGCGACtctgaattttattttctcccagACTTGTTCAACGTACTCCGACACATCTTCAGATATTCTGTTATTTCTTTCCAACCATAGCGACCAAAATATACAATGAATTATCATATACCAGAAACTGCAGAATCTTTTCTCTATGGGGCACCCGACATCCAAAATAAAAAGATCTTTATCTTTCCGCGGAAAAGCCCATTGAAATCCCGGCTCTCTTAAAACTTTTATCCAAATTCTTGAGTTGGCACACGGTTCTAGCTCATTTCACAAACTCTATATCAATCTTTTCCTTGCAGTATGACGCCGATGTGCCGAACATGtccaaatgtatttttttttcagcATTTTAACTTGAATTCATCACTTTCacctatattaaaaaaaactatgatTAGGAACTATAAACAATAATTCAACAACTAAAATTCACCTAATTACCATAAATTAATTCGAGTTACTATATTGAATTATAAACACATCAAATGTATCTCATTCTACTCTTTAGTTTGAGTTAATAACAAGACTCTGGtaacttatttttttatactttttAATGCTCAACATTATTTTGTCATTCATAGTGAAATGTAGTGGTAGTTGATGATCAAAATTTTCTTCTGTTCGAATGCTGCTTGTGCAGTTATGTAGCTTTCTTACTGATATTTTTCTTGCATGTGAGAAAGCTACTTGTGCAGCTAATATAGCTTCTTGCTGGtgcttaatattttttattttctattggaTAAGTTATCTAAGTACTAAGTAGTACTTTCTATTGCAGCCATTGGAGCTTTGGACTGGCAAACAATTATTTAGTATACTGCTGCGTCCACATGCAAAAATGAGAGTGTACGTAAATTTTACTGTTGCAGAAAAGAATTGCCAAAAATCTGCCGAGACAATGTGCCCAAAGGATGGGTTTGTTTGCATTCGTAACAGTGAATTAATCAGTGGCCAACTTGGAAAAGTTACACTGGGTAAGCATCCTTTTTCTGACTTCTTTTCCCAGGCTTGACTGGTTGTATATCTATAAGCTAAGTTTTTATCAATTATTATCTTgtctaaaaaatttaatttttatataaaaaagcaTCTAAGTTGATTTTGTATACACATTATATATTAGTTTTACGTTTTCAAACTcattaatttcattttaatataaaatatgattttttagcaaaaaattggtttttattaatataaaaagattttgtgaaaaatctgttacttatataataattttagaaaCATGCtgttatttgtatatatataaaaagaaatacGCTGTCAAAATAATGGACcagtttttcaaaattataactAAATGAAGTTAATCATTGGAGGTATTCTGGGTCAGAaataaagaaatttgaaaatttgggTTTCTTGGTGCAGGAAGTTGAAGAATGGTTTGAAATCCAAAATGAAATTACTTGGGATTTTGGATATGGAATCTTTTTAATGGgttattttagtaattttcgCTGATTTATTCGTTCTTTGGAGAACGTTTCCTACTTTTGGGCTTGTGAATATAAAGCtaatattctaattttttttgttgtatgaAATCAGGCAATGGGAACAAGGATGGTCTTTATTCTGTTCTTCTCAGGGATTATGATGCACATGCTGCTGCTGCTTGCATGAATCGGTTGGCAAAGTTAAGGTGTGACCAAGTAGCTGTAATCAATAGATTTTCGATTCAATCGTGTATAGGATTTctctatataattttttaagctGTTGAACTTATGTTTACAACTTTGATAATATACCTTTTTCTTGTATGTCTCAGCGCCCCAAGTTACTTTTAACGGATTATTCTGAATCTTGTTTTAGTTTGTTACTTTGTTTATGGTATTTATGTAAGGATATCAGCCTGTCATATAAGTCCTCGAAGGTACTTTATCAAATTTGTAAACTATGGGGTGGGGGTCCTACTTTTATATCAACAAATTCAACTCCTCTTACTTTTTCTCCTACAAAGGATTTAAAACCGTTCATGAGTTGGGGTTGCTTTACCCCATTTGAGTTCCCTTTCATCTTTATTTTCTACTTAACGATAATACATGAGCAGGGGCAGCTTTGTACTATGGAATCTTATGTTAGTTCTTCAGGTGCTTCAAATTTCATAGCCTTTTCAGAACTTAATTTTTAAGCGGATAGCATGGAGAAATTTGACCTGCCTTTTCGAATTATGAAGTGAGAGGaaactttatttattgataCTGTATCATTTTTAGAATATTGATATCCTTCAACTTTCTGAATGTGTTCATAATCTGTTTGATGTCATTTCAGCAAGGATATGTATCGATTCTAAATTATCCGTGGAAACTCTAACAAATCAGAAAATCTAGAGTCTAGACAGAAAATAGCAAACCATGTATTCATACAGTATTTGACAGATGAAGACCTTTTTAACTAGGGGTTGAAATAAGCCTTTTGGTCCTGATGTCAATGATTTATGTGTTAGGGTTGTCCAAAATTCTgttgatttttatttcatttagtCTTATTAACTCAATACTAATGAAGTTGCTTGGGTTTAAACTCTGATTGTCTTGCTTTTACAGCGCTCGATGGATAGGAAATCATGGATTTTCAATAGGAATTAATGATGTCCAACCCGAGGACGTATTGAACAAGAAAAAGAAGGATACGATTCATGAGCAGTATGCCAAGTGTACAGAGTATATTGATACTTATAAATCTGGAAAACTGGTCCCACTACCTGGCTGTAATAAAGCTCAGACACTTGAAGCCAATATAACTGCAGTCCTAAATAACATCCGGGAATCTACTGCAAAGGTAAGTGGTTCTATCTTTTGTTAGTTTGATGACTGTTGGCTTTTAATGATTATCTTTACAGTTTCTAAAACTTCAATAATGGTTACACAAGTTCTTTTAACTTTGGCCTTTGGCTGGTGCCAATCAGATCACACCACctcttctttattttttagtaAAGTAGTCCGTCAGGGGTTCTGCTTGCTAGCTAGCCTTTCCACAATGGATTTTACCGGATGTATTctgcattttttttatcatgtctAAAACTCCAGATGCAATGAACAACTGAGCTTTAAATGAAATGAGTTTCTCTAGCAATGACTTGGTATTCTTCCTGTTTTTCTCAAAGCATTTGTTGCAGTTGATTCTGCTAGTCCAAAATAGGAGCTATAGTTTCTCTGGGATGCTGTTCTATCTACTTTATTTTTGATGAAATGTGTTTTTACAGTGTCTTTAGAAATTTCTTTTTCCTTCCAAGTTTCAACTTCGTTATAGACTAATATACTTATTGGACATGCTAATCTCTTGTTTGTGCTAGGTTTGTATGGAAAATCTGAATTGGAGGAACAGCCCCCTAATCATGTCACAGTGTGGTTCCAAAGGATCTCCTATTAATATTTGCCAAATGATTGCATGTGTTGGTCAACAATCTGTTGGTGGTCGCCGAGCTCCAAATGGATTCATTGATCGAACGCTGCCTCATTTTGAAAGAGAAGCAAAGGACCCAGATGTATGCCATTGTTGTATTCGATaataattagtatttttatCTGTTGGTTTTTGGGATAATAGATtacatttgattttatttttataattcttttaaaataactGGCAGGTTGCCTGCAATTAGTTTGTGAATGGAATGAACATGCGATGAGGCCATATAACTTGACCACCATTGTAATCAGAAACCAAGGAAATCCTAAAAGATGAATTGCCTAGAGAAATTTCAGGGCATTAAAATTGACCACCATTATATTCAGTAACCAGATAAATCCTAAGAGGTAGCAACTGGATAACATGGATCTATGTACATCCTTTTTGtcctaattaaataaaacatatgCTTAATCTTTCAAATAAGTAAAAAAATAGtgttaaatcattatattatgTATACCTCCAAGTAAAGCTAAGGTTTACTATTGATTGATATCTGTAAATTAGTTATTACCATTTCTTGAGCTTCAACTCAAAGTTGAAAAAAGAATATCTGCAAGACCTAAACAACGTTTTTGTGTTTTGAATGCAGGCTAAAGGCTTTGTTCAGAATTCATTTTATTCTGGATTAACTGCAACAGAATTTTTTTTCCACACCATGGGAGGGAGAGAAGGTCTCGTAGATACTGCGGTAtggataattatttttattttctaattgtTTTGTGAATGAAAGGtagcaaataaattttttcctcTATGATTGACCCCAACCATCCTTTCAAGCTTTTAGAATTCCATCAAGGATAAATGTGTATGTTGCATATATAAGAGTATCGTATCGAATACGATACGGATACAATGATacgataaattttgaaaatataagattCGATATGGTTGGgatataataatcaaatattttacaaaaaattattaaaaatagaaaaatttaaatttgatttttaattttatgaatttaattttttttaataagtgtaatcgtaaaaaaaatcaattatatgTGCAACAGTCGTAAACAACAATAGTGTTAAAAGAAAGTTAACGTATCAATTAGAAAATTGTCACCACATATCGAAATTGAAAGAAATGTCGCTATTTCGAGTTATCAAGTCCGAAAACACATTGCAGCTTTAGATTATTTGAATGAATTCATAGCACCAtttataatcataaaaatattattttatgataatgTTTTCGCCATTGCTCTGTGTTCGGACCGCCACATCTGTCATCTGATCGAACCTATTTTATGATAATGTTTTCGTCATTGCTTTGTTTTCCAACTGGCAAACCTCCAAAAATTCAATGACATGGATTTTGATGTATGTGACACGCGTATTTACGTGTCGTATCCGTACCTATGTCCGATACTTCAAATTTTATGTTGGGTATCCGTGCTACATAGATAAATGTTAAAATACAGTTAACTTATTTGATACTTCCAGTTTCTGCATCTTTCTTTAAAGTTGACCTTAACCAGCTACGTCGTCAATTTATTTGCACTCTGCATAATTGGTTAACTATCGGTCTCCATTTCACAAGAAGTGTAATGTATCGGCATTGAGATGCTTTGGGCTCGACAACACTCtcttgttttttaaattttattaaccaTGAGCGTGCTATAATATAATGTGTAAACTTGGTCGTATAAAATTTGTGTTTTGCTTGGAAATTTTGTTGTTTCCTAAATCCTGCCATTCATGTTATTTCCTATAGGTGAGACCTTGGTGTGTTTGGTCAGAGGGATTGTAGGAGGTTAGAAATTGGACGGAGGGTACTCACCTCACTTTCTGTTGGTTGTAAACTTAGATGGTGAGATGAATAAACAAAGTGAGGTGGTATTTCCTTAATTTTGAGTTGTAGTAGTAAAATAAAGAGACAATGAAATGTTATACTAAATTTATGTGGTTCAGCTATAATGGTCTATATTCACGATAAAATACCTAGAGAGCTAGAACTCTGTTAAATTATCTTATTTTAGATTATAGTTATCAAATCTTTATAAATGTGAAAATATATTGTAACAAATATATTATGAACTATTCGTTTTAACTATTCAGTCTGGCACCTCCTAAATTTGAACTTAACTGTTCAATTATAAGCACAATAAAGTCTCGGAGAAAAAAGTACATGATGTTGGGTTCTAAAATATAAGAGAAATAGAAAGCAGGCAGACAGACATACATATTATGTCGAGAAGCAACACTTCTTTTTCATGCTTGCGTGATGTTATCTTTATGTGACTGTTGTTAATCCAGCTCAATAGGCTATTAATATTCTTGCAGGTTAAAACTGCTGAAACGGGGTACTTGTCGCGTAGACTAATGAAAACTATGGAGGACCTATCTGTTCACTATGACAATTCAGTTAGAAATGCAAGTGCTTGCATTGTTCAGTTTATATATGGAGGTGATGGTATGGATCCCGCACAGATGGAAGGGAAAAGTGGACTTCCATTGAACTTTGAAAGATTATTTATGAAAGTCAAGGTCTTGGAACCTACTGTTTGCCTCCTCATCTATTGAGGATATTTTTAGTCACCAACTAGCAACAATGTCCTCTCTTCTGTTTATTCATCCTTTATCATTGTTATCTTGACAGGCCACCTGCCCTGCATTAGGGCAGCAGATTTTATCTACTCAAGATATTAAAACTATGATAGAGGAAATAACCGATGAAAGGCTCTCAAAATTCAATATCACTAAATGGGGGTGCTCACTGGATTTGCCGCCTAAAAAAGGATGCTTGGAGACTTTTGCTGAGTCGTTATCGAAGTTTATCCAGGAAAAATCAGGGAAATCAACTCTCTCCCTGAAACTGAATGAAGGACAAGATTCCAGAGAGAATCAAGTTCATTTGGAAACTGTTGCTGCAAACACTGTAGGGATCACGAGGCAGCAACTACAGGTAATTTTGTTTTCCGCTTCTAGACTCCTTCAGCTAGAGTTGATTCTCACCTTTGTTTTGAATTCTCCAAAGTGCTTTTTGGATGATATTAAAAACTTTGTTGAAACATAGTGGCACATTATTTACACTTTCAAACTTATATGCGTATatgactaattttttttataatggtCTCTATAGTATTAGTCAATGAACCAAATAATTAAGCTTTGCAAGGGAGATGAAATTCGTAGATTTGATGTGACTGGTTATGTATAACTTTTTGGTTTATGGTtgggcaattttttttttttttttgtaattgtcTCTATAGTATTTAGTCAATGAACCGAATAATTAAGCTTTGCAAGGGAGATGAAATTCGTAGATTTGATGCGACTGTGTGTGTATAACTTTTTGGTTTACGGTGGCTATTTCAAAAGCTAGAGAAAACATAATCTGTAGTGGGCTGTAGTGGCCATTAAACAAGATTGGGACAATATGGTTTACTCAAATTGGACCTTTTGAGTTTGGTGATGTTTTTCTGACCTTTTGAACCATGAAATTTTTTGACATTATTTGGAATTGTTTTGTGCTTGACATAAAAAGGCTTTGAAAATTATGGTGTTTAGACTTATTAGtattcttattattaataaattgttttttattcTATATTTGTGCATTTATTCATCTATACGGATCTAACACACTCCTTCATGCATGGATCTTAAAGCAGTAATTTTTCCATAAATCTTTAGGTATTCTTAGAAACCTGCATCTCTCGTTATCATTCGAAGAAAATCGAATCGGGGACTGCAATTGGTGCAATTGGAGCTCAGAGTATAGGAGAGCCAGGAACACAGATGACATTGAAAACTTTCCACTTTGCTGGAGTTGCCAGCATGAGTATCCTTTCAGATAAAATGATCAACTAACATTATCTtcctttttattgttttttcagGTAGGTTAACCTTAATTTTATCATAGATGTTACCCTTGGGGTTCCTCGGATATTAGAAATAACGAATGCTGCTAAAACGATCAGCACTCCAATTATATCTGCTAGACTTGAGTATGTGGACAACGAGATCAGTGCAAGAATAGTAAAGGGTCGTATTGAGAAAACACTTTTAGAGCAGGTAATCTTCATCCATATTAATTGAGGATTATGCAGTGGCACATAATGGAGATCATCCGTCAGAATTTAATTGGAAATGCATGGGGAATTTTTTTGTAACGCTATTAAATAATTCGGACATGGAATTTGAATTGTTGTCTTTAGATGATGGTGATTTTGTATGGTAAAGGTCCTGTTGCAGGTTATGTTTGCATCATGTTGCCATTGTTCTGATAACTTCAATTAAGCACATGCATTTGGAGTTGTCTCCTATAATGATAATAGTTGGCTTAAAATTTGTGCAATGCCAGTTTGCTACCATCAAACATCAAATGCTTTCTGAACAGTCAAGGTTTTCTTCCGACTTCAGTGTTCTTTGAAATTTGGCTTATGCAACTCCATCAATTTTCCTTGATTTGTGACTTTATGTGATTGCAAAGTATCAAGCTGGTCCATTGATGGAGTCATATCTTTACTCCGTAGGTAGCTAGAAGTATTAAGACGTCTCAAGCATCAAGACAGGCATCCGTAGTTATAACACTTGATATGAAAAGATTACAAGATTCACAACTATCCATTGATGCATATACTGTAAAAGAATCAATTCTACGTACCCCGAAAATGAAATTGAAGGAGCAGGTATGAATGTGCCTCACTAATCAATCCTTTTGTTTGTGTTCGTCTAGAAGCTTTACTTTCACTGATACTAATGTTTGCCGCAGCAAGTTAAGGTTTTGAATCCCAAGAAACTGGAAGTGGTTCTGCATGCTGATAGAAGTGCACTTCAATTTGAACTCCGAGGGCTTCTGAAAAAGCTCTCCAAAGTAGTTGTGAAGGTTAGACTTTAAATTTTCATTCTGAATAATCCTCCAAAATGCTAATGTGTATTGCTGTTCTATGGCAGGGAATCAATTCGGTTGAACGTGCTATAATAAAGAAAACAGTGGAAAATGGAAAGGAAACTTTTGATTTACTTGTTGAAGGGTATGTTTCTTTAGGATCTTAGTGGATTTTTCATTCATCTATGCTCAAgaattatgatgaaaatatgttattattCTGTCTGGATGCTTTCGTTATTCAGCATACATTCTAGTTTCCACTAGTGTTCTAGGCTCAAAAATATGATCAaacttttgagaaaaaaaatgatgaaaatgtGTTAGTTTTATATTTGGGTTTTTTCATTATTCAGCATACATTCTATGTTCCACCAGTGTTCCAGGCACCAGTTGCCGTACGTACACCTACATATACCATGTACAGTGTTTGCAAATTATCATGTGAAAGTAAAACATCACGCGGTTAGTATTTAATTACAAGGATTGGGCTTTTACATGTATTGTCAACTTATTTGAATATGACTTATTGAGAACAAATACATACACTAGTTTTTCAACTGGGTTTTGCAATGTTTCTTGTAACATTATAAATTGTGAAGGTAGACATAAGCAGTATGTCATGAGTGGATCTTGTTGGTGCAGGGGCAAGCCTTTCAATGGTTTATACAGCTAAGAGCATTCATGGCATGATTATGTTGGTGAGTTGTTTTGCTATTGTTTTGGCGTGCAGGACTGGATTGCTATCTGTCATGGGCATTCAAGGAGTTGATGGGTGTAAAACTACGAGTAATCACATTATTGAAGTAGGTAAGACACTTGGAATTGAAGCTGCGAGAAAGTCAATTATTGATGAGATACAATTAACCATGTCAAGTCATGGAATGAGCATAGACACGCGTCACATGATGCTTTTGGCTGATTTAATGACATCCAAGGTAATTTCATTTTTCAGAATTTGATATTTGCTGGTTTATGGTCTTTGGGACTGCAGTTGTCCAACTCTGACCTTACTGCATCTAATGCGGACAACCACTACCTAGTTGACCATCAATTGTTACAATTTCTATTCTATAAGTTTCACATTTTCTTTTAAGTATATGCTCGAGTTGGGTGAAGCTAACTTTATACAATTGTATGATTCATTTCAATGTGAAGCAACCTTACATGATTATGAAATTTATTTGTACATCCCTGGATGCATGTGTGAGGAGAAAAGCAAGAGTTTTGACCAAGAGGATAGAGTGAGAAAGTTACCATATCACATAATCAATGAGCATCGGGAATGAATCTAAAATGTGTgttttttcaaatcttttcaaattatgCATATGTCAACCAAATCTTTTCTTGTTATGCATATGTCAACCATGAAAATGGCAACCTTAAGTAAATGTTGTAGGCAATTAGTCGGACTGTTATGGGCTCAAGCATGTCGGGCCTTGAAAAAATAGTGGGCTGAAAATATAAGGGGGAGAGTTTGTTGGAGGAGATTCATTCAAGCACACTTTCAGATATTGGCTAGCGGTTGCTGGGGCAACAGAATATCGTAATTTTTATTTCCTTGGCTGAGTAGAAATACTCAGATTGTTGAATCCGTTTATTCCCTTCTacattttgttatttaataCTGTGATTTTGAGTTGTCTGGAAAATTAGTTTGTAGAGCAGGCCCTTTGCTACGTCTATTAGGTTTCGTTGACAACAAAGAAGATTCTGACTGATATTTCTGTAACTTTTGATGTTAAACTTCATATTATCGCCTGCTCAATCATGCATAACCATCTTTTCAGGGTGAAGTTTTGGGAATAACAAGACATGGGGTGGGAAAACTGAATGACAGTGTTCTAATGCTGGCTTCATTCGAGAAGACCGCAGATCTCCTTTTTAATGCTTCTGTGAATGGGAGGGTTGATAGGATTGAAGGAATTAGTGAACGCATCATTATGGGAATACCTATACAAATTGGAACAGGAATGTTC
This genomic interval from Primulina huaijiensis isolate GDHJ02 chromosome 14, ASM1229523v2, whole genome shotgun sequence contains the following:
- the LOC140956642 gene encoding DNA-directed RNA polymerase III subunit 1-like isoform X1; this encodes MRMTQATIQFTKQPYIEDVGPRRIESIQFSTFSNTEIVKAAEVEVSLGVYYDPNRKPIVNGLLDPHMGPANKDGSCKTCDGNFRECPGHCGYLALALPVYNVGYLSTIVDILKCICKKCSRILLEEKLRQEFLTKMRSPKLDLLKKNEVMKQVVKKCNALAGSKKAHKCSRCGHINGMVKRASMRIQLDRVKVDSYMDECQSALSHTKDFKGNISISSTLDPRIVHHLLKNMLNEDCELLHLNDRPEKFMITNILVPPISIRPSVFVDGGRQSNENDITERLKRIIQANASLRQEIEETSLYSKNMTSWEDLQMEVAQYINSEVRGMTSYMNAAKPLSGFVQRLKGKQGRFRGNLSGKRVEYTGRTVISPDPNLKINEVAIPILMARILTYPERVSHHNIEKLRQCVRNGPNKYPGAKFIRQPDGTEISLMFSSRKRHADELNYGYIVDRHLEDGDIVLFNRQPSLHRMSIMCHRAKIMPWRTLRFNESVCNPYNADFDGDEMNMHVPQTEEARTEALTLMGVQTNLCTPKNGEILVASTQDFLTSSYLITRKDTFYDRASFSLMCSYMGDAMDPIDLPTPAIVKPLELWTGKQLFSILLRPHAKMRVYVNFTVAEKNCQKSAETMCPKDGFVCIRNSELISGQLGKVTLGNGNKDGLYSVLLRDYDAHAAAACMNRLAKLSARWIGNHGFSIGINDVQPEDVLNKKKKDTIHEQYAKCTEYIDTYKSGKLVPLPGCNKAQTLEANITAVLNNIRESTAKVCMENLNWRNSPLIMSQCGSKGSPINICQMIACVGQQSVGGRRAPNGFIDRTLPHFEREAKDPDAKGFVQNSFYSGLTATEFFFHTMGGREGLVDTAVKTAETGYLSRRLMKTMEDLSVHYDNSVRNASACIVQFIYGGDGMDPAQMEGKSGLPLNFERLFMKVKATCPALGQQILSTQDIKTMIEEITDERLSKFNITKWGCSLDLPPKKGCLETFAESLSKFIQEKSGKSTLSLKLNEGQDSRENQVHLETVAANTVGITRQQLQVFLETCISRYHSKKIESGTAIGAIGAQSIGEPGTQMTLKTFHFAGVASMNVTLGVPRILEITNAAKTISTPIISARLEYVDNEISARIVKGRIEKTLLEQVARSIKTSQASRQASVVITLDMKRLQDSQLSIDAYTVKESILRTPKMKLKEQQVKVLNPKKLEVVLHADRSALQFELRGLLKKLSKVVVKGINSVERAIIKKTVENGKETFDLLVEGTGLLSVMGIQGVDGCKTTSNHIIEVGKTLGIEAARKSIIDEIQLTMSSHGMSIDTRHMMLLADLMTSKGEVLGITRHGVGKLNDSVLMLASFEKTADLLFNASVNGRVDRIEGISERIIMGIPIQIGTGMFKVRQSVQPVELSYGSDPIIR
- the LOC140956642 gene encoding DNA-directed RNA polymerase III subunit 1-like isoform X2; the protein is MRMTQATIQFTKQPYIEDVGPRRIESIQFSTFSNTEIVKAAEVEVSLGVYYDPNRKPIVNGLLDPHMGPANKDGSCKTCDGNFRECPGHCGYLALALPVYNVGYLSTIVDILKCICKKCSRILLEEKLRQEFLTKMRSPKLDLLKKNEVMKQVVKKCNALAGSKKAHKCSRCGHINGMVKRASMRIQLDRVKVDSYMDECQSALSHTKDFKGNISISSTLDPRIVHHLLKNMLNEDCELLHLNDRPEKFMITNILVPPISIRPSVFVDGGRQSNENDITERLKRIIQANASLRQEIEETSLYSKNMTSWEDLQMEVAQYINSEVRGMTSYMNAAKPLSGFVQRLKGKQGRFRGNLSGKRVEYTGRTVISPDPNLKINEVAIPILMARILTYPERVSHHNIEKLRQCVRNGPNKYPGAKFIRQPDGTEISLMFSSRKRHADELNYGYIVDRHLEDGDIVLFNRQPSLHRMSIMCHRAKIMPWRTLRFNESVCNPYNADFDGDEMNMHVPQTEEARTEALTLMGVQTNLCTPKNGEILVASTQDFLTSSYLITRKDTFYDRASFSLMCSYMGDAMDPIDLPTPAIVKPLELWTGKQLFSILLRPHAKMRVYVNFTVAEKNCQKSAETMCPKDGFVCIRNSELISGQLGKVTLGNGNKDGLYSVLLRDYDAHAAAACMNRLAKLSARWIGNHGFSIGINDVQPEDVLNKKKKDTIHEQYAKCTEYIDTYKSGKLVPLPGCNKAQTLEANITAVLNNIRESTAKVCMENLNWRNSPLIMSQCGSKGSPINICQMIACVGQQSVGGRRAPNGFIDRTLPHFEREAKDPDAKGFVQNSFYSGLTATEFFFHTMGGREGLVDTAVKTAETGYLSRRLMKTMEDLSVHYDNSVRNASACIVQFIYGGDGMDPAQMEGKSGLPLNFERLFMKVKATCPALGQQILSTQDIKTMIEEITDERLSKFNITKWGCSLDLPPKKGCLETFAESLSKFIQEKSGKSTLSLKLNEGQDSRENQVHLETVAANTVGITRQQLQVFLETCISRYHSKKIESGTAIGAIGAQSIGEPGTQMTLKTFHFAGVASMNVTLGVPRILEITNAAKTISTPIISARLEYVDNEISARIVKGRIEKTLLEQVARSIKTSQASRQASVVITLDMKRLQDSQLSIDAYTVKESILRTPKMKLKEQQVKVLNPKKLEVVLHADRSALQFELRGLLKKLSKVVVKGINSVERAIIKKTVENGKETFDLLVEGGKPFNGLYS